The following are encoded together in the Citrus sinensis cultivar Valencia sweet orange chromosome 1, DVS_A1.0, whole genome shotgun sequence genome:
- the LOC102628046 gene encoding dnaJ homolog subfamily C GRV2 isoform X2, which translates to MVVLFHVNSSLQGSHLLKDAQITMKCVQAVIVRPLSAVSSLVRFAEEPQMFAIEFNDGCPIHVYASTSRDSLLAAVRDVLQTEGHYPVPVLPRLTMPGHRIDPPCGVVRMQVRKQRPVADMESTSMHLKHLAAVAKDAVAESGQVSGSRAKLWRRIREFNACIPYSGVPPSVEVPEVTLMALITMLPSTPNLPPESPPLPPPSPKAAATVMGFVACLRRLLTSRTAASHVMSFPAAVGRIMGLLRNGSEGVAAEAAGLIAILIGGGSGDTNMLTDSKGEQHATMMHTKSVLFSQQGYLIVLVNRLRPMSVSPLLSMAVVEVLETMICEPHSETTQYTVFVELLRQVAGLRRRLFALFGHPAESVRETVAVIMRTIAEEDAIAAESMRDAALRDGALLRHLLHAFFLPAGERREVSRQLVALWADSYQPALDLLSRVLPPGLVAYLHTRSDGVLSEDANLEGSLTSRRQRRLLQQRKGRPGRGIASQEHSVPYVNNVEANDPTRQKTSAFRGPGSHQTSNLDPSSGQASAFQSPAARSGENLVSDIPYMGFSQNDHPAVVATADSPLRGVHESLDPKATSSVDSDANAVGFQNTDIPAPAQVVVESTPVGSGRLLLNWPEFWRAFSLDHNRADLVWNERTRQELREALQAEVHKLDVEKERTEDIVPGGATLETMTGQDSVPQISWNYPEFSVSYPSLSKEVCVGQYYLRLLLESGSSGRAQDFPLRDPVAFFRALYHRFLCDADIGLTVDGAIPDELGASDDWCDMGRLDGFGGGGGSSVRELCARAMAIVYEQHYTTIGPFEGTAHITVLLDRTDDRALRHRLLLLLKVLMKVLANIEACVLVGGCVLAVDLLTVVHETSERTAIPLQSNLLAATAFMEPFKEWMFIDKDGAQVGPVEKDAIRRFWSKKAIDWTTRCWASGMLDWKKLRDIRELRWALAVRVPVLTPTQVGEAALAILHNMVSAHSDLDDAGEIVTPTPRVKWILSSSRCLPHIAQAMLSGEPSIVEAAAALLKAVVTRNPKAMIRLYSTGAFYFALAYPGSNLYSIAQLFSVTHVHQAFHGGEEAAVSSSLPLAKRSVLGGLLPESLLYVLERSGPAAFSAAMVSDSDTPEIIWTHKMRAENLIRQVLQHLGDFPQKLSQHCHSLYEYAPMPPVTYPELKDEMWCHRYYLRNLCDEIQFPNWPIVEHVEFLQSLLVMWREELTRRPMDLSEEEACKILEISLDDVSSDDSHKSYSSEEMSNISKKIENIDEEKLKRQYRKLAMKYHPDKNPEGREKFLAVQKAYERLQATMQGLQGPQPWRLLLLLKGQCILYRRYGDVLEPFKYAGYPMLLNAVTVDEDDNNFLSSDRAPLLVAASELLWLTCASSSLNGEELVRDGGIQLLSTLLSRCMCVVQKTTPAMEPSAVIVTNVMRTFSVLSQFESARTEVLQFSGLVQDIVHCTELELVPGAVDAALQTIAHVSVSSELQDALLKAGALWFLLPLLLQYDSTAEKSDTNESHGVGASVQIAKNMHAVRAAQALSRLSGLCSNGISIPYNEAAASALRALLTPKLASLLKDQIPKNLLSKLNTNLESPEIIWNSSTRAELLKFVDQQRASQSPDGSYDLKDSNGFLYEALSKELYVGNVYLRVYNDQPDFEITEPEAFCVALIDFISYLVHNQSATKSDVQGEESLDGLSSKIVQDKLSLDPSSSKTFELPSDATDSSMNERKVNDESLAVSDRKVTGKEDSVMIKNLQFGLTSLQNILTSNPNLASIFSTKEKLLPLFECFSVPFAPDSNIPQLCLNVLSLLTTCASCLEAMVADGSSLLLLLQMLHYAPACREGVLHVLYALASTPELAWAAAKHGGVVYILELLLPSQQEIPLQQRAAAASLLGKLVGQPMHGPRVAITLARFLPDGLVSVIRDGPGEAVVSALEQTTETPELVWTPAMAASLSAQISTMASDLYREQMKGRVVDWDVPEQASAQQEMRDEPQVGGIYVRLFLKDPKFPLRNPKRFLEGLLDQYLSSIAATHYDTQAIDPELPLLLSAALVSLLRVHPALADHVGYLGYVPKLVAAVAYEGRRETMSTEEVKNGNSEADRTYESDDGSAQPVQTPQERVRLSCLRVLHQLAASTTCAEAMAATSTGTPQVVPILMKAIGWQGGSILALETLKRVVVAGNRARDALVAQGLKVGLVDVLLGLLDWRAGGRNGLSSQMKWNESEASIGRVLAIEVLHAFAAEGAHCSKVRDILSASDVWSAYKDQKHDLFLPSNAQSAAAGVAGLIESSSSRLPYALTAPPQSSHPRPPSTAFDSNGMHDQLS; encoded by the exons ATGGTGGTGCTGTTTCACGTCAACTCATCCTTACAAGGGTCTCACTTGTTGAAAGACGCCCAGATAACTATGAA ATGTGTGCAGGCTGTTATTGTTCGCCCTTTATCTGCTGTAAGCTCGCTCGTTCGATTTGCAGAGGAGCCCCAGATGTTTGCTATTGAATTCAATGATGGATGCCCCATCCAT GTATACGCAAGCACATCACGTGACAGCTTACTTGCTGCAGTTCGGGATGTTTTGCAGACAGAA GGTCATTACCCTGTGCCAGTTTTACCAAGATTGACAATGCCTGGTCATCGGATTGATCCACCCTGTGGAGTTGTTCGCATGCAAGTCAGAAAGCAGCGTCCTGTTGCTGATATGGAAAGTACATCCATGCATTTGAAACACTTGGCAGCAGTTGCCAAAGATGCTGTTGCTGAAAGTGGCCAAGTTTCTGGTTCAAGAGCTAAGCTATGGCGTAGAATACGGGAGTTCAATGCTTGTATTCCATACAGTGGAGTGCCTCCTAGTGTTGAAGTGCCTGAGGTAACTTTGATGGCATTGATTACAATGCTTCCATCTACCCCAAATCTTCCTCCAGAGTCCCCTCCTTTACCACCTCCTTCACCTAAAGCTGCTGCAACCGTGATGGGGTTTGTTGCATGTTTGCGTAGACTACTTACTTCAAGAACTGCAGCGTCACACGTGATGTCTTTTCCTGCTGCTGTTGGAAGAATAATGGGTTTGCTGAGAAATGGATCTGAGGGTGTGGCTGCTGAAGCTGCAGGGCTGATTGCTATACTTATTGGCGGTGGTTCTGGGGATACAAATATGTTAACTGATTCTAAAGGAGAGCAGCATGCCACAATGATGCACACAAAGTCTGTATTATTCTCTCAACAGGGCTATCTTATTGTCCTGGTCAACCGTCTGAGGCCTATGTCAGTATCCCCTTTGCTGTCAATGGCTGTTGTTGAAGTTCTTGAGACAATGATATGTGAACCACATAGTGAAACCACCCAATACACTGTTTTTGTTGAATTGTTGCGCCAAGTTGCTGGTTTGCGGCGTCGTTTATTTGCACTTTTTGGACATCCCGCTGAAAGTGTAAGGGAAACAGTTGCTGTTATCATGCGTACTATTGCAGAAGAAGATGCAATTGCTGCAGAGTCGATGCGCGACGCTGCTTTGCGTGATGGTGCTTTGCTGAGGCATTTGTTGCACGCGTTTTTCCTTCCTGCTGGCGAGCGACGTGAGGTGAGTCGACAACTTGTAGCTCTTTGGGCAGATTCTTATCAACCAGCTCTAGATTTATTGTCTAGAGTGCTACCTCCTGGGCTTGTTGCTTATTTGCACACACGTTCTGATGGAGTTTTGTCTGAAGATGCAAATTTAGAAGGATCATTGACCAGTAGGAGACAGAGACGCTTGCTCCAACAGAGGAAAGGCCGTCCTGGTAGAGGAATTGCATCTCAAGAGCATTCTGTGCCTTATGTTAATAATGTTGAAGCCAATGACCCAACAAGGCAGAAAACAAGTGCTTTTAGAGGGCCAGGTAGCCATCAAACATCTAATCTAGATCCGAGTTCTGGACAGGCTTCAGCCTTCCAATCTCCGGCTGCTCGTTCTGGTGAAAATTTGGTCAGCGATATACCGTATATGGGCTTTTCCCAAAATGATCATCCCGCTGTTGTTGCCACAGCTGATTCTCCGTTAAGGGGTGTACATGAATCACTAGATCCAAAAGCTACAAGTTCAGTTGATTCTGATGCTAATGCAGTTGGTTTCCAGAACACAGACATTCCAGCTCCTGCTCAGGTTGTTGTAGAGAGCACACCTGTAGGTTCTGGTCGGCTGCTTCTTAATTGGCCTGAATTTTGGCGAGCTTTTAGCCTTGATCACAATCGTGCAGATTTAGTATGGAATGAGCGTACTAGGCAGGAGCTGAGGGAGGCTTTGCAGGCTGAAGTTCATAAGCTAGATGTCGAGAAAGAGCGTACTGAGGATATAGTTCCTGGAGGTGCTACCCTTGAGACTATGACTGGGCAAGATAGTGTGCCACAGATTTCTTGGAATTATCCTGAGTTTTCTGTTAGTTATCCTAGCTTGTCCAAAGAAGTTTGTGTGGGTCAATATTACTTACGATTGTTGCTTGAGAGTGGCAGTAGTGGCAGGGCACAGGATTTTCCATTGCGTGATCCTGTTGCCTTTTTTAGAGCACTCTATCATCGTTTCTTATGTGATGCAGACATAGGCCTAACAGTAGATGGTGCAATACCTGATGAGTTGGGTGCATCTGATGATTGGTGTGATATGGGAAGATTGGATGGTTTTGGAGGTGGCGGAGGTTCTTCAGTTAGGGAGCTATGTGCTAGGGCAATGGCAATTGTATATGAACAGCATTATACTACAATTGGACCTTTTGAAGGTACTGCACATATTACAGTTCTTTTAGATAGGACGGACGATAGAGCTTTGAGACACcgtcttcttctccttctgaAG GTTTTAATGAAGGTTTTAGCAAATATCGAGGCTTGTGTTTTGGTTGGAGGGTGTGTATTAGCTGTTGATCTGCTGACAGTGGTGCATGAAACTTCAGAGCGAACTGCTATTCCTTTACAGTCAAATTTACTAGCGGCTACAGCATTCATGGAACCATTTAAGGAATGGATGTTTATTGACAAGGATGGAGCACAAGTAGGACCAGTGGAGAAGGATGCCATTAGAAGATTTTGGTCAAAGAAAGCTATTGATTGGACAACTAGGTGTTGGGCTTCTGGGATGTTAGATTGGAAAAAGTTACGTGATATCCGTGAACTTCGTTGGGCGCTTGCTGTTCGGGTTCCTGTTCTCACACCAACTCAG GTAGGTGAGGCAGCATTAGCCATATTGCATAACATGGTATCTGCACATTCAGATTTGGATGATGCTGGAGAGATAGTTACTCCAACTCCGAGGGTAAAGTGGATCTTATCAAGCTCACGCTGCCTTCCGCATATTGCCCAG GCTATGCTTTCTGGGGAACCAAGTATCGTAGAGGCTGCTGCGGCTTTGCTGAAGGCTGTTGTCACAAGAAATCCCAAGGCCATGATACGTCTATACAGCACTGGTGCCTTCTATTTTGCTCTAGCATACCCTGGATCAAATCTCTATTCAATTGCTCAACTCTTTTCTGTGACTCACGTGCATCAAGCATTTCATGGTGGGGAAGAAGCTGCAGTTTCGTCTTCACTGCCTCTGGCAAAACGTAGTGTATTGGGAGGGCTTCTCCCAGAGTCCTTGTTGTATGTGTTGGAGCGTAGTGGTCCAGCTGCATTTTCAGCAGCAATGGTATCAGATTCTGACACTCCTGAGATCATATGGACACACAAAATGCGAGCAGAAAATCTGATTCGTCAG GTTTTGCAGCATCTTGGTGATTTTCCCCAGAAATTGTCACAGCACTGCCATTCTTTATATGAGTATGCTCCAATGCCACCAGTGACATACCCTGAGCTCAAAGATGAAATGTGGTGTCACCGTTATTATCTTCGGAACTTATGTGATGAGATTCAGTTTCCAAATTGGCCAATTGTTGAACATGTGGAGTTTCTACAGTCATTACTTGTGATGTGGCGTGAAGAGTTGACACGTAGACCTATGGATCTCTCAGAAGAAGAAGcttgtaaaatattagagatATCCCTGGATGATGTATCCAGTGATGATTCCCATAAGAGCTATTCTTCTGAGGAGATGTCTAATATATCCAAGAAGATTGAGAACATTGATGAGGAGAAGCTCAAACGCCAATATAGGAAACTTGCAATGAAATACCATCCTGACAAAAATCCCGAAGGAAGGGAGAAGTTTCTTGCAGTACAGAAAGCTTATGAGCGCCTTCAG GCCACCATGCAAGGCTTGCAAGGTCCACAGCCTTGGAGGTTATTGCTTTTATTGAAAGGACAATGCATCTTATACAGACGATATGGAGATGTACTGGAACCATTTAAATATGCTGGCTATCCGATGTTGCTCAATGCAGTTACTGTGGATGAGGATGATAACAATTTCCTTTCCTCAGATAGAGCTCCTCTTCTCGTTGCAGCTTCTGAGCTTCTCTGGCTGAC GTGTGCATCTTCTTCGTTGAATGGTGAGGAGCTTGTGAGAGACGGTGGGATTCAACTTCTTTCAACTCTTCTTTCCCGCTGCATGTGTGTGGTTCAGAAAACTACTCCTGCTATGGAACCTTCAGCCGTCATTGTCACAAATGTGATGCGAACGTTTTCTGTTTTAAGTCAGTTTGAGAGTGCCAGGACTGAGGTGCTTCAATTTTCTGGATTAGTTCAAGACATTGTACACTGCACTGAACTTGAGCTTGTTCCTGGAGCTGTTGATGCTGCACTTCAAACTATTGCTCATGTATCTGTGTCATCCGAGCTTCAGGATGCATTGCTGAAGGCTGGTGCGCTATG GTTCCTTTTACCGTTATTGCTTCAATATGACTCAACTGCCGAAAAATCAGATACGAACGAGTCACATGGTGTTGGTGCCAGTGTTCAAATTgcaaaaaatatgcatgctGTAAGAGCGGCCCAGGCCCTTTCTAGGCTTAGTGGTTTGTGCTCTAATGGGATTTCAATACCTTATAATGAGGCTGCAGCCAGTGCTCTCAGAGCATTGTTGACTCCTAAGCTTGCAAGTTTATTGAAAGATCAGATACCCAAAAACCTGCTTTCCAAATTAAACACAAACTTGGAGTCTCCAGAG ATTATTTGGAACTCATCAACTCGAGCAGAATTGCTGAAATTTGTAGATCAGCAACGTGCAAGCCAAAGTCCTGATGGTTCATATGATCTGAAGGATTCAAATGGCTTTTTATACGAGGCATTATCAAAGGAACTTTATGTTGGCAATGTTTACTTGAGGGTCTATAATGATCAGCCTGATTTTGAGATCACTGAACCAGAAGCCTTCTGTGTtgctttaattgattttatatcgTATCTTGTGCACAATCAATCTGCTACAAAGTCAGATGTCCAGGGTGAAGAAAGTCTGGATGGCTTATCCTCGAAGATTGTTCAGGATAAACTTAGTCTTGATCCCTCATCCTCAAAGACGTTTGAGCTTCCAAGTGATGCTACTGATTCATCAATGAATGAACGGAAAGTTAATGATGAGTCCTTAGCCGTATCTGACAGAAAAGTGACTGGCAAGGAAGATTCTGTAATGATTAAAAATCTTCAGTTTGGTTTGACCTCACTTCAG AACATATTGACAAGCAATCCAAATTTGGCATCCATATTTTCTACCAAAGAAAAGCTATTGCCTCTTTTTGAATGCTTTTCTGTGCCATTTGCACCAGACAGCAACATTCCTCAGCTTTGCCTGAATGTGCTGTCTCTCTTGACAACATGCGCTTCCTGCTTGGAGGCTATGGTGGCAGATGGATCTAGTCTTCTCCTTTTATTACAGATGCTTCATTATGCACCAGCTTGTCGTGAGGGGGTTCTTCATGTTCTTTATGCTTTGGCAAGCACGCCAGAACTTGCTTGGGCAGCTGCCAAGCATGGTGGAGTGGTTTACATTCTTGAACTTCTCCTGCCTTCACAAC AAGAAATTCCATTGCAGCAAAGAGCTGCAGCAGCCTCTTTATTGGGGAAGCTTGTTGGGCAACCAATGCATGGGCCTAGAGTTGCTATAACACTAGCAAGGTTTCTCCCAGATGGTCTGGTATCAGTTATAAGAGATGGTCCTGGCGAAGCTGTTGTATCAGCACTTGAACAGACTACGGAAACCCCAGAACTTGTATGGACACCAGCGATGGCAGCTTCTCTATCTGCACAGATTTCAACGATGGCATCTGACCTATATCGTGAACAAATGAAAGGACGTGTTGTTGATTGGGATGTACCTGAGCAGGCATCTGCACAGCAAGAAATGAGAGATGAGCCTCAG GTTGGCGGAATTTATGTCCGGCTGTTTCTTAAAGATCCAAAATTTCCTTTGAGAAATCCAAAGAGATTCTTGGAAGGACTGCTGGATCAGTATTTGTCATCAATTGCTGCCACACATTATGACACCCAAGCTATTGACCCAGAGCTTCCTTTGCTTCTCTCTGCTGCTTTGGTTTCATTATTGCGAGTACACCCTGCTCTTGCAGACCACGTCGGATATCTTGGTTATGTGCCCAAACTTGTGGCTGCTGTGGCTTATGAGGGAAGACGAGAAACCATGTCAACGGAGGAGGTGAAAAATGGTAACTCTGAAGCAGATAGAACATATGAATCGGATGATGGATCTGCGCAGCCTGTACAAACTCCTCAAGAACGTGTCCGCCTTAGTTGTTTGCGGGTCTTGCATCAACTTGCTGCTAGTACTACCTGTGCGGAAGCTATGGCTGCAACAAGTACAGGAACACCTCAG gTTGTTCCAATTCTAATGAAAGCTATAGGATGGCAAGGTGGAAGCATTTTAGCTCTTGAGACATTGAAACGTGTTGTTGTTGCTGGAAATCGAGCTAGGGATGCACTTGTAGCCCAAGGCCTTAA GGTTGGGCTTGTTGATGTTCTTCTTGGCCTTCTTGACTGGAGAGCTGGGGGAAGGAATGGGCTTAGCTCTCAGATGAAGTGGAATGAATCTGAAGCTTCTATTGGCAGAGTGCTTGCTATTGAG GTTTTGCATGCATTTGCAGCAGAAGGAGCTCATTGTTCCAAAGTACGTGACATATTGAGTGCCTCAGAT GTTTGGAGTGCTTATAAAGACCAGAAGCATGATCTTTTCCTCCCTTCAAATGCTCAGTCTGCGGCAGCTGGAGTTGCTGGTCTGATTGAAAGTTCCTCGTCTCGACTACCTTATGCTCTTACTGCTCCACCACAATCTTCTCATCCGAGACCACCATCAACTGCGTTTGATTCAAATGGAATGCATGATCAGCTTTCATAG